Proteins encoded by one window of Nitrospira sp. CR1.1:
- a CDS encoding tetratricopeptide repeat protein, which produces MTRFGWMVMMMLTVVSCAGPRKAEIRPLHAPTGTSAAVSQQLEQGNQLLLKEDWAGARDVYQMTIQADHALAEAHYNLALALEKLGEKAEAKKHYVAAANLAPGNKVIWDAPPLRKYDSELTLEKKSWMDANPK; this is translated from the coding sequence ATGACACGTTTCGGATGGATGGTCATGATGATGCTGACGGTCGTCAGTTGTGCGGGGCCTCGTAAAGCCGAGATACGGCCGCTCCATGCGCCGACCGGAACCAGTGCGGCGGTGAGTCAACAGTTGGAGCAGGGCAATCAGTTGCTCCTGAAAGAAGATTGGGCCGGAGCACGTGACGTATACCAGATGACGATCCAGGCCGATCACGCGCTCGCGGAAGCGCACTATAATCTGGCGTTGGCTTTGGAAAAACTTGGCGAGAAGGCCGAAGCTAAAAAACATTATGTCGCCGCGGCCAATCTGGCCCCCGGCAACAAAGTCATCTGGGACGCGCCGCCGCTCAGGAAGTACGACAGTGAACTCACTCTGGAGAAGAAGTCCTGGATGGACGCCAACCCCAAATAA
- the clpB gene encoding ATP-dependent chaperone ClpB — protein sequence MDMNRMTVKLQEALQSASALAMRRGHQGIDVEHLLLALLEQERGIASALFEQAGVSPAAVRQAADQALAKVAQVQGPGAAPGQIHLAPRLGTVLTKAEDQMKELRDEFISVEHVVLAMVEEGGVFRRLNLTRERLLTALQQVRGNQRVTSQDPEGTYQALEKYGRDLTKLAGQGKLDPVIGRDDEIRRTIQILSRRTKNNPVLIGEPGVGKTAIVEGLAQRIVKGDVPEGLKQKRVVVLDMGALVAGAKFRGEFEERLKAVLKEIQSAQGQVLLFIDELHTVVGAGAAEGAMDAANLLKPMLARGEMHLIGATTLDEYRKHIEKDAALERRFQTVLVDQPSVEDTISILRGLKERYEVHHGVRIKDAALVAAAKLSNRYIGDRFLPDKAIDLVDESAARLRTEIDSLPAELDEVSRKVLQLEIEREALKKETDAGSKARLQSIEKELNEKNRDLQALKTRWESEKNSVSKLRKIRQQIEEVKQNIEQSERAYDLNKVAELRYGELPRLERELELEQQSLGKKQNETRLLKEEVDEEDIAAVVSRWTGIPVTRLVEGEMEKLLKLDELLHKRVVGQEQAVTAVADAVLRARSGIKDPNRPIGSFLFLGPTGVGKTELARALSVTLFDDESNLIRIDMSEYMEKHTVARLIGAPPGYVGYEEGGQLTEAVRRHPFSVILFDEIEKAHHDVFNILLQVLDDGRLTDSQGRTVDFKNTVLIMTSNIGSQHILEAQQAGASYETMKTQVTGELRAHFRPEFLNRVDEIVVFHALGNEQLSKIVEIQLERLRARLIERRITLTVTPDALQNLGRRGYDPVYGARPLKRLIQQEIETPMARQLIKGELRDGDTAVVDVKDGQIVIVPTVAP from the coding sequence ATGGATATGAACCGGATGACCGTCAAGCTACAGGAGGCTCTGCAGAGCGCCTCAGCCCTTGCCATGCGCCGTGGACATCAGGGCATTGATGTCGAGCATCTCCTGCTGGCGCTTCTGGAGCAAGAGCGCGGGATTGCGAGCGCTCTGTTCGAACAGGCCGGGGTGTCACCGGCTGCCGTTCGCCAAGCGGCGGACCAAGCGCTCGCGAAAGTGGCGCAAGTTCAGGGGCCCGGCGCGGCTCCCGGACAGATCCACCTTGCACCGCGGTTAGGCACTGTGTTGACCAAAGCCGAAGACCAGATGAAGGAATTGCGCGACGAGTTCATCAGCGTCGAACATGTTGTTCTGGCCATGGTCGAAGAGGGCGGCGTGTTTCGCCGGCTGAATTTGACGCGGGAACGCCTCCTGACGGCATTGCAACAGGTTCGTGGCAACCAGCGGGTGACGAGCCAGGATCCTGAAGGCACCTACCAGGCATTGGAAAAATACGGGCGCGACCTCACCAAACTTGCGGGCCAGGGCAAACTTGATCCGGTCATCGGCCGTGACGACGAAATCCGACGAACTATCCAGATTCTATCCCGACGAACCAAGAACAACCCCGTCCTGATCGGTGAGCCGGGTGTCGGCAAGACAGCCATCGTCGAAGGCCTGGCACAGCGCATCGTGAAGGGCGATGTGCCAGAAGGGCTCAAGCAGAAGCGAGTGGTCGTCCTCGATATGGGCGCGCTCGTGGCCGGCGCCAAGTTCCGTGGAGAATTCGAAGAACGGCTGAAGGCCGTCCTCAAGGAAATCCAATCGGCGCAAGGGCAAGTCCTGCTCTTCATCGACGAACTGCACACCGTTGTGGGCGCGGGCGCCGCCGAAGGTGCAATGGATGCGGCGAATCTCCTCAAGCCCATGTTGGCCAGAGGCGAAATGCACCTCATCGGCGCCACCACTCTGGACGAGTACCGCAAACATATTGAGAAAGATGCCGCGCTCGAGCGCCGATTCCAAACGGTGCTGGTCGATCAGCCGAGTGTCGAGGACACCATTTCTATTTTACGAGGTCTCAAGGAACGTTACGAAGTGCATCATGGCGTGCGCATCAAAGACGCCGCCCTCGTCGCGGCAGCCAAACTCTCCAACCGGTATATCGGCGACCGCTTCTTGCCGGATAAAGCGATCGATCTCGTCGACGAATCCGCCGCACGGCTCCGCACGGAAATCGACAGTTTGCCCGCGGAACTCGATGAGGTCTCACGGAAAGTCTTACAACTGGAGATCGAGCGGGAAGCCCTCAAAAAAGAAACCGATGCGGGAAGCAAGGCGCGTCTCCAATCGATTGAAAAGGAGCTGAACGAGAAGAATCGCGATCTGCAGGCCCTGAAGACTCGATGGGAATCTGAAAAAAATTCGGTGAGCAAGCTGCGGAAAATCCGCCAACAGATTGAGGAAGTGAAGCAGAACATCGAGCAATCCGAGCGCGCGTATGATTTGAACAAGGTCGCCGAACTGCGATACGGCGAGTTGCCCAGGCTCGAGCGGGAACTCGAACTGGAACAGCAATCCCTCGGCAAAAAACAAAACGAAACCCGCCTGCTGAAAGAAGAGGTGGATGAAGAGGATATCGCCGCCGTGGTCAGCCGTTGGACCGGGATTCCCGTTACGCGGCTCGTTGAGGGGGAAATGGAAAAACTCCTCAAGCTGGATGAACTGCTCCACAAGCGCGTCGTGGGACAAGAGCAGGCCGTCACAGCGGTGGCTGATGCCGTGTTGCGGGCCCGCTCCGGCATCAAGGACCCCAACCGGCCGATCGGTTCGTTTCTGTTCCTTGGTCCGACCGGTGTGGGCAAGACGGAACTCGCGCGCGCGCTTTCCGTCACCCTCTTCGATGACGAATCGAATCTGATCCGGATCGACATGTCGGAATATATGGAGAAGCATACGGTCGCCAGGTTAATCGGCGCCCCTCCCGGCTATGTGGGGTATGAGGAAGGCGGCCAACTGACTGAAGCTGTGCGAAGGCATCCGTTCTCCGTCATCCTCTTCGACGAGATTGAAAAGGCGCACCACGACGTCTTCAATATTCTGCTGCAGGTGCTCGACGACGGACGGCTGACCGATTCACAGGGGCGAACCGTGGATTTCAAGAATACGGTGTTGATCATGACCTCGAATATCGGCAGTCAGCATATCCTGGAAGCGCAGCAGGCCGGCGCCTCCTATGAGACGATGAAGACCCAGGTGACTGGCGAATTGCGGGCACACTTCAGGCCGGAATTCCTGAACCGGGTGGACGAGATCGTGGTCTTTCATGCGCTTGGAAACGAACAGTTGTCCAAGATTGTAGAGATTCAACTGGAGCGGTTGCGAGCCCGCTTGATTGAGCGGCGGATCACGCTGACGGTCACGCCGGACGCGCTGCAGAACCTAGGCCGCCGCGGTTACGATCCGGTGTATGGCGCGCGACCGCTCAAGCGACTCATTCAGCAGGAGATTGAGACACCGATGGCGCGGCAGTTGATCAAGGGAGAGCTGCGGGATGGAGATACGGCGGTGGTGGACGTGAAGGATGGGCAGATCGTCATCGTTCCGACCGTTGCCCCGTGA
- a CDS encoding DUF423 domain-containing protein, translating into MHQSIRSFQFAFLGALFAASAVAAGAFGAHALKSILDPAMLTVYETAARYQMYHALGLFVVAWLLRETNSPWAVKAGWLLCAGILLFSGSLYLVALAGIKWMGALTPLGGVSFISGWACIAWTAWCADRSQ; encoded by the coding sequence ATGCATCAATCGATACGCTCGTTTCAATTCGCATTTCTCGGCGCGCTGTTTGCGGCGAGCGCCGTGGCGGCTGGCGCCTTCGGTGCGCACGCCCTGAAATCGATTCTGGATCCGGCCATGCTCACCGTGTATGAAACGGCAGCGCGCTACCAAATGTACCATGCTCTCGGTCTCTTTGTCGTAGCCTGGTTACTTCGCGAGACCAACAGCCCATGGGCGGTCAAGGCCGGCTGGTTGTTGTGCGCCGGTATTCTGCTGTTCAGCGGGAGTTTGTATCTTGTGGCGCTGGCGGGGATCAAATGGATGGGCGCTCTGACTCCCTTGGGCGGGGTGTCGTTTATCAGCGGGTGGGCTTGCATTGCCTGGACCGCCTGGTGCGCCGATCGCTCTCAATGA
- a CDS encoding Lrp/AsnC family transcriptional regulator, protein MATKAYILIKVKAGKGKSVLAALKSIAGVEQIHACFGQPDIFVFINVADERALSDVVITRIHAIEGVEETDTHIVAET, encoded by the coding sequence ATGGCAACGAAAGCGTACATTCTCATCAAGGTCAAGGCCGGCAAAGGTAAATCCGTGCTCGCCGCACTCAAGAGCATTGCCGGCGTCGAGCAGATCCACGCCTGTTTTGGCCAACCGGACATTTTCGTCTTTATTAATGTGGCGGATGAGCGAGCGCTGTCCGACGTCGTGATTACACGCATTCACGCCATCGAAGGCGTCGAAGAAACCGATACGCACATTGTCGCGGAAACCTAG
- a CDS encoding prolipoprotein diacylglyceryl transferase, translating to MLPWLHAIPYPDIDPVFLRLGPLQFRWYGLMYLIGLTLAYFIIEARARAQKLPLNKDQVYDMIVYAAVGVFAGGRLGYVLFYNLSYYLENPLKIFAVWEGGMSFHGGLIGTIVALILFAKRQGMTVLTIADLAAGVTPVGLGLGRIGNFINGELYGRPTDVEWCMVFPAGGMACRHPSQLYEAFLEGLLLFTVLWLITRRLPPSGTVFGSFLVGYGLCRIIVEFFREPDAQIGFLVGTISMGQMLSIPMIVAGVVILAMASQRKRPLGSDSGSAAPL from the coding sequence ATGCTACCTTGGTTACACGCGATTCCCTATCCGGATATTGACCCTGTATTTCTCCGATTGGGTCCATTGCAGTTCCGATGGTACGGACTGATGTATCTCATCGGCCTGACCCTCGCCTACTTCATTATCGAGGCCCGGGCCAGGGCCCAGAAACTCCCGCTGAACAAAGATCAGGTTTACGACATGATCGTCTATGCGGCCGTGGGCGTATTTGCCGGCGGGCGGTTGGGTTATGTGCTGTTCTACAATCTGTCCTATTACCTGGAAAACCCGCTGAAGATCTTCGCGGTATGGGAAGGCGGCATGTCCTTCCATGGCGGGTTGATCGGAACCATCGTGGCGTTGATCCTGTTTGCAAAACGGCAAGGCATGACAGTCCTTACCATTGCCGACCTCGCTGCCGGTGTGACCCCGGTAGGTCTCGGACTGGGGCGAATTGGCAATTTTATCAATGGTGAACTTTACGGACGCCCAACCGATGTGGAGTGGTGCATGGTGTTCCCGGCCGGCGGCATGGCCTGCCGCCACCCGTCGCAACTCTACGAAGCGTTTCTGGAAGGACTGCTGCTCTTTACGGTGCTGTGGTTGATTACCCGCCGTCTGCCGCCGTCCGGAACCGTCTTTGGGTCCTTTTTGGTAGGTTACGGGCTTTGCCGGATTATCGTCGAGTTTTTTCGGGAGCCGGACGCTCAGATCGGCTTTCTTGTCGGGACGATTTCAATGGGCCAGATGCTTAGCATCCCCATGATCGTCGCAGGAGTAGTGATCCTCGCGATGGCCTCTCAGCGAAAGCGCCCCCTCGGATCAGACTCCGGCTCCGCCGCCCCGCTGTGA
- a CDS encoding AAA family ATPase, with translation MASGADGISSCRIRLTAPIANFRQPVGKLTSPAGGAHTVHHRPASCELCDHRRRRVTDQGQIPDQAAREAAATTFDRNVVVIAGAGTGKTTLLVNRLLYLLMRRSDPLDLSRIVALTFTNKAATEMTLRLRERLRSLVSLEARDHPATGSGTVSIADLRMRFGWTTEEIVARAEAALRDVEKAQIGTLHSFAAHLLRLYPIEAGVSPTFQTDEDGSRFEEHFTAEWELWLDDQLGPTGADHARWRALLTAFGLEDLRQLAYSLHSDLIDLHGLKEQISEGRLNQTLRDWFADRKAQAEGLLARYDSLKRRKVESILAAVTDLFGLLLTHGLNGIDALPAESQEWLVKDLGKAPTGWADEDFEEAESLQRIASRLLKVDHGVLGQLLEVLTPFVLTVRTSFLDTGWLTFDGLVGKARSLLRDHPMIREQLKRGYRALLVDEFQDTDPVQYEIVLYLAERLGEQSSSWRDTGLESGKLFIVGDPKQSIYAFRRADIEAFDHVVERLERGGALRCELTTNFRSHAQVLDLVNGVFSRLLIAQPSVQPPNVPLTVQPNRSSQFRNPGVELRLVRSEEEDDLDSAAATRVEAEHIAAMLSRLLSPSEPQGAATGTDSRLRPGHIALLFRKLTQAEEYLEALRRHDIQYIIDGEKHFYRRQEVIDLVNILRCIENPHDRIALVGVLRSPIGGLPDSALVSLQEAQALDYREAVRLANWNSPHAQPLRRLYAALARLQEQAPRCPLPEVVDLVFQQLPLLELAAASIHGEQAVANLLKVRQMAADLAGRPALTLNGFVELMLERLTQQPDEAESALSEDTLDAVRVLTIHKAKGLEFPLVILAGLHHGDGAGRGPARPQIWHDWSTGMQGLDFGRLCTAGAVLVAEKARIREQAERRRLFYVGMTRARESLVLSGALPKRRVRGALLDLLEQAAGTELDGNGEGDLSVGGVGLRQTILMGEDRPPSRVRQQPTVLEESPFDQAFSDRWAQRDRVWEEHRAESLIVSPSNFIRKPAASASSTAQSSRQGRDSISGKAIGTIVHRVLQHWDFGADVESQVAAITGASLAIDEPEEAARQAMAEDVHALLRTFAQSPAYERLRRVTVIGREMPFLIPRNNGRQILEGAIDLLYRFDGRLWIADYKTDMIPLDQADARVDMYREQARLYREAVTLSLGEPVEGFEFIFLRLGVTVRT, from the coding sequence ATGGCATCCGGAGCGGACGGCATTTCATCGTGCCGGATACGGCTCACTGCGCCCATTGCGAATTTTCGGCAGCCTGTCGGAAAGCTCACCAGCCCAGCTGGTGGCGCGCATACCGTTCATCACAGGCCAGCGTCCTGCGAACTGTGCGATCACAGAAGGCGGCGCGTGACTGACCAGGGGCAGATTCCAGATCAAGCGGCGCGGGAAGCGGCGGCCACCACGTTTGACCGCAATGTCGTGGTGATCGCCGGAGCGGGAACCGGCAAAACGACCTTGCTGGTCAACAGGCTCTTGTACCTCCTCATGCGCCGGTCCGACCCGCTGGACCTGTCGCGCATCGTGGCCTTGACCTTCACCAACAAGGCGGCGACGGAAATGACACTCCGTTTACGCGAGCGCCTACGATCATTGGTAAGCCTCGAAGCGCGGGACCATCCGGCCACCGGAAGCGGCACGGTGTCGATTGCCGATCTGCGCATGCGGTTCGGGTGGACCACCGAGGAAATTGTGGCCCGTGCCGAGGCCGCGTTACGCGATGTCGAAAAGGCTCAGATCGGGACGTTGCATAGTTTTGCCGCTCACCTGCTGCGCCTGTATCCGATCGAGGCCGGAGTCAGCCCGACCTTTCAAACGGATGAAGATGGATCGCGCTTTGAAGAACATTTTACCGCGGAGTGGGAACTCTGGTTGGATGATCAGTTGGGGCCGACCGGAGCTGATCATGCGCGTTGGCGGGCGCTCCTGACGGCATTCGGCCTGGAAGACTTGCGGCAATTGGCCTACAGCCTGCACAGCGATTTGATCGATCTCCATGGACTAAAGGAACAGATATCGGAGGGCCGTCTTAACCAGACGCTGCGCGACTGGTTCGCCGATCGCAAAGCACAAGCAGAAGGGCTCCTGGCCCGGTATGACAGCCTGAAACGCCGCAAGGTTGAGTCGATTCTGGCCGCCGTCACCGATCTGTTCGGCCTCCTGCTGACGCACGGCCTGAACGGAATCGATGCGCTTCCGGCTGAATCTCAAGAGTGGCTGGTCAAAGATCTCGGCAAGGCGCCGACCGGCTGGGCGGATGAAGACTTTGAGGAGGCCGAATCACTCCAGCGGATCGCCAGCCGGTTGCTCAAGGTCGATCATGGAGTGCTGGGGCAGCTGCTCGAGGTGCTGACGCCGTTTGTCCTGACGGTACGGACATCGTTTCTGGATACAGGCTGGCTGACGTTTGACGGGTTGGTGGGGAAGGCCCGCAGCTTGCTCCGCGACCATCCGATGATTCGTGAGCAGTTGAAGCGAGGCTATCGCGCGCTGTTGGTGGATGAGTTTCAGGATACCGATCCGGTGCAATACGAGATCGTGTTGTATCTGGCGGAGCGGCTGGGTGAGCAGTCCTCTTCCTGGCGTGATACGGGGCTAGAATCGGGCAAATTGTTCATCGTCGGCGATCCGAAGCAGTCGATTTACGCCTTTCGGCGGGCTGATATCGAAGCTTTCGATCATGTCGTCGAGCGGCTGGAACGGGGCGGCGCCTTGCGCTGTGAACTCACGACGAATTTCCGCAGCCATGCCCAGGTGCTCGACTTGGTCAATGGAGTGTTTAGCCGCCTCCTGATCGCGCAGCCGTCGGTGCAGCCGCCGAACGTGCCCTTGACGGTGCAACCCAATCGGTCGAGTCAGTTTCGCAATCCCGGCGTCGAACTCCGGCTGGTGAGGTCGGAAGAGGAGGACGACCTGGATTCAGCCGCGGCCACCAGGGTGGAAGCCGAGCATATCGCAGCCATGCTTTCCCGGTTACTGAGCCCATCGGAACCGCAGGGCGCGGCGACGGGCACTGACAGCAGGTTGCGCCCCGGCCATATCGCACTGCTCTTTCGTAAATTGACGCAGGCCGAAGAATATCTGGAGGCGCTCCGGCGGCATGACATCCAGTACATCATCGATGGCGAGAAGCATTTTTATCGCCGGCAGGAAGTCATTGATCTCGTGAACATCCTCCGGTGCATCGAGAATCCCCACGACCGTATTGCGTTGGTCGGCGTCTTGCGGTCGCCGATAGGCGGCCTGCCGGATTCCGCATTGGTGAGCCTGCAGGAAGCGCAGGCGCTGGACTATCGCGAAGCCGTCCGGCTGGCGAACTGGAACAGTCCCCACGCTCAGCCGCTCCGGCGGTTGTACGCGGCGCTCGCGAGATTGCAAGAGCAGGCTCCCCGCTGTCCGTTACCCGAGGTTGTAGATCTGGTGTTTCAGCAACTTCCGCTGCTCGAATTGGCTGCGGCTTCGATCCACGGGGAACAGGCCGTGGCGAATCTGCTGAAGGTGCGGCAGATGGCGGCGGATCTGGCTGGTCGGCCGGCTCTTACGCTGAACGGGTTCGTCGAGCTGATGCTGGAGCGACTGACCCAGCAACCGGACGAAGCGGAGAGCGCGCTGTCGGAGGATACGCTCGATGCGGTACGGGTGTTGACCATTCATAAGGCTAAGGGGTTGGAGTTTCCTCTGGTGATTCTGGCCGGCTTGCACCACGGGGACGGGGCCGGTCGAGGCCCCGCCCGACCCCAGATTTGGCATGATTGGTCCACCGGCATGCAGGGGCTCGACTTCGGCAGGCTGTGCACGGCGGGTGCGGTCCTGGTTGCGGAAAAAGCGCGTATACGGGAACAGGCAGAACGCCGCCGGCTGTTTTATGTCGGAATGACTCGGGCACGCGAGTCCCTGGTGTTGTCGGGAGCCTTGCCGAAGCGCCGGGTGCGTGGAGCCCTGCTGGATTTGCTGGAACAGGCGGCCGGAACTGAACTGGACGGGAATGGGGAGGGCGATCTATCCGTGGGCGGGGTTGGCCTGCGACAAACCATCCTCATGGGAGAAGATCGTCCGCCTTCGAGGGTACGGCAGCAGCCGACGGTGTTAGAAGAGAGCCCCTTCGATCAGGCGTTCTCCGATCGCTGGGCGCAACGTGATCGGGTTTGGGAGGAGCATCGTGCGGAATCTCTGATCGTCTCGCCTTCGAATTTCATTCGAAAGCCAGCTGCGTCGGCCTCTTCAACTGCCCAATCATCCCGACAGGGGCGAGACTCAATTTCGGGAAAAGCGATTGGAACGATCGTACACCGGGTTCTGCAACATTGGGACTTCGGTGCTGACGTGGAGTCGCAAGTGGCAGCGATCACCGGGGCGTCTCTGGCGATCGATGAGCCGGAGGAAGCCGCGCGGCAGGCAATGGCTGAGGACGTTCATGCGCTCCTGCGAACCTTTGCGCAGTCACCTGCGTACGAGCGCCTGCGACGAGTAACGGTGATTGGGCGGGAGATGCCTTTCTTGATACCCAGGAACAACGGCCGGCAGATTTTAGAAGGCGCGATTGATCTGCTGTACCGTTTCGACGGCCGACTCTGGATTGCCGATTACAAGACGGATATGATCCCGCTCGACCAGGCCGACGCCAGGGTAGACATGTATCGTGAGCAAGCGCGGTTGTACCGGGAGGCAGTCACGTTGTCATTGGGAGAACCGGTCGAAGGATTCGAATTTATTTTTCTCCGGTTGGGCGTGACGGTTCGGACCTGA
- a CDS encoding YifB family Mg chelatase-like AAA ATPase yields the protein MLANVLSAAIVGIDAHLVDVEVDISAGLPQFSIVGLPDATVRESRDRVRAALKNSGFQFPIKKITVNLAPANIKKEGAGLDLAIALGILAAEDVIPAEAVKNSVFVGELSLDGRLKPIPGALSIGVVCRRRHRILAPAENAEEAALADGAEVFPIHTLPQAVEFLRGAQAIAAFSLTGDGSAACILPEDEDFADVKGQAHAKRALEVAAAGGHNLLMMGPPGSGKTMLARRLPGILPLLAQEEALETSRIHSVVGQLSRNQPLMRRRPFRAPHHSISEAGLIGGGTMPRPGEVSLAHNGVLFLDEAGEFGRATLDGLRQPLEDGHVTVTRASGSLKFPARFMLVAAMNPCPCGYYGDRTRDCVCSVAQVRRYRGRLSGPLLDRLDLQIEVPAVPIRALGDDAPATDSSATIRTRVMAARAHQAERYRRDGIYTNAQLKPRHLKQYCALDSQGRDLLEQAMARLGFSARAHGRILRVARTIADLAESGSIAPAHLAEAIQYRSFDRRVEL from the coding sequence GTGCTGGCCAATGTCTTGAGTGCCGCGATCGTGGGCATCGACGCGCATCTGGTGGATGTGGAAGTCGATATCTCCGCCGGGCTGCCTCAGTTCTCCATCGTGGGGCTTCCCGATGCGACAGTCCGCGAAAGTCGCGACCGGGTTCGTGCCGCCCTTAAAAATAGCGGCTTCCAATTTCCCATCAAAAAAATCACGGTCAACCTGGCTCCCGCCAATATTAAGAAGGAAGGCGCCGGGCTTGATCTGGCCATCGCCCTGGGCATTCTCGCGGCGGAAGACGTCATTCCTGCGGAGGCCGTCAAGAATTCGGTGTTCGTGGGAGAGCTGTCGCTCGATGGTCGCCTCAAGCCGATCCCGGGGGCCCTGTCGATCGGCGTGGTCTGCCGCCGTCGTCATCGCATTCTGGCTCCCGCTGAGAATGCCGAGGAGGCGGCGTTAGCCGACGGCGCGGAAGTATTTCCCATCCACACGCTTCCGCAAGCCGTAGAGTTTTTACGCGGCGCTCAAGCGATTGCCGCCTTCTCGTTGACCGGCGACGGATCCGCCGCCTGCATACTGCCGGAGGACGAAGACTTTGCCGACGTGAAAGGACAGGCGCACGCGAAACGGGCCTTGGAAGTCGCTGCCGCCGGCGGACACAATCTTCTGATGATGGGCCCGCCTGGTTCCGGTAAGACCATGTTGGCGCGCCGCCTCCCCGGCATTCTGCCGTTGCTGGCGCAGGAAGAAGCGCTGGAGACCAGCCGCATTCACAGTGTGGTCGGACAACTCTCTCGAAATCAGCCCTTGATGCGCCGGCGCCCCTTTCGCGCCCCGCATCACAGCATTTCAGAGGCTGGTCTCATCGGCGGCGGAACTATGCCGCGGCCCGGCGAGGTATCCCTCGCTCACAATGGGGTTTTGTTTCTGGACGAAGCCGGTGAGTTTGGGCGCGCCACGCTCGACGGGTTGCGACAGCCGCTGGAGGATGGGCATGTTACCGTCACACGCGCCAGCGGCTCCCTGAAATTTCCGGCCCGGTTCATGCTGGTGGCCGCCATGAATCCCTGTCCCTGCGGCTATTACGGCGACCGGACGAGAGACTGTGTCTGTAGCGTCGCTCAGGTACGGCGTTATCGAGGACGATTGTCCGGACCCCTCCTGGACCGTCTCGATCTTCAGATCGAGGTGCCGGCTGTGCCGATTCGCGCCCTTGGCGATGACGCGCCGGCGACCGATTCGTCGGCGACGATCCGGACGAGGGTGATGGCGGCCCGGGCGCATCAGGCCGAACGGTATCGTCGCGACGGGATCTACACCAATGCGCAATTGAAACCGCGCCACCTGAAGCAGTATTGTGCTCTGGACAGCCAGGGACGCGATCTGCTTGAACAGGCCATGGCCCGATTGGGGTTTTCGGCCCGTGCGCACGGACGCATTCTCCGTGTCGCCCGGACTATTGCCGATTTGGCTGAGTCTGGTAGTATCGCACCGGCTCATCTGGCCGAGGCGATTCAGTACCGAAGTTTCGATCGTCGAGTAGAGTTGTGA
- a CDS encoding thioredoxin family protein, translating to MPNITLLHSPTCGACPSAKRLWKELRVKYSFSYREVDITTPDGQELANRHSVRAVPATIIDGRLTFVGVPPRQSAEKALQLKMKPQGA from the coding sequence ATGCCGAATATCACCTTATTGCATTCACCGACCTGCGGAGCCTGTCCTTCGGCGAAGCGCCTCTGGAAGGAACTTAGGGTAAAGTATAGCTTTAGCTATCGCGAGGTCGATATTACGACCCCGGACGGCCAGGAATTGGCGAATCGGCATTCGGTCCGGGCGGTGCCCGCGACCATTATCGACGGTCGGCTGACGTTCGTCGGGGTGCCGCCTCGCCAAAGCGCTGAAAAGGCGCTGCAGCTGAAGATGAAACCGCAGGGCGCGTGA